A stretch of the Nitratifractor salsuginis DSM 16511 genome encodes the following:
- the metE gene encoding 5-methyltetrahydropteroyltriglutamate--homocysteine S-methyltransferase — protein MSRIETWNIGFGRIGEKRELKFALEKYWKKESSLEELEKTSAQLRRRHWDYQCAVGIDAISCNDFSWYDQTLDMIVALGLEPERFRTISDPVERYFAMARGDESRPAMEMTKWFNTNYHYIVPELSAALQGRADASGIIARYAEAKAQGIEHPKINLIGPLTFLANAKRPDSPDVDALGLFDRILPLYETLLTQLAQLDEEEIIIQMEEPVFVTDKAAQMGLLIRNAYERLASIDSRLKLYVVSYFDHAVEAARVLAQTPVAGIGLDFLYDEGQNREALQAIADSGKTLIAGVIDGRNIWRTDLDKRLELLESIAQTVPAERVILSPSCSLLHIPFTLRYEEKMDPAVKSYLAFATERLEELNVLNALFRKKSLAESQHQVLEESRCALAKRRESSHVTDPAVQERMKALDTLRRKRKTPFKERIVTQHRRFGYKPLATTTIGSFPQTPELRKMRRDYKEGRIDAETYERYIEEQIKACVEFQERIDLEILVHGEFERNDMVEYFGEQLSGVAFSENGWVQSYGSRCVKPPLIYGDVSRPAPMTVRWSTFAQSLTERPMKGMLTGPVTILNWSFVRDDQPRSETCYQIALAIRDEVDDLQKAGIGMIQVDEAAFKEGYPLRSAKRPEYERFALESFWIATNVAEPETQIHTHMCYSEFNDIIDTIEGMDADVISIETARSGNVLLRIFKERGYEMEIGPGVYDIHSPRVPSVDEMVDQIHALLEVLPPRQLWINPDCGLKTRGWPEVEASLANMVQAVKEVRQELGI, from the coding sequence ATGTCACGGATTGAGACGTGGAATATAGGTTTCGGACGCATCGGCGAAAAGCGTGAGCTCAAATTCGCCCTGGAAAAGTATTGGAAAAAAGAGAGCTCTCTGGAAGAGTTGGAAAAAACCAGCGCCCAGCTGCGCCGCCGCCATTGGGATTATCAGTGCGCCGTGGGAATCGATGCGATCAGCTGCAACGATTTCAGCTGGTATGACCAGACCCTGGATATGATCGTCGCCCTGGGCCTGGAGCCCGAGCGCTTCCGCACGATCAGCGATCCGGTCGAGCGCTATTTCGCGATGGCCCGAGGGGATGAAAGCCGCCCCGCGATGGAGATGACCAAGTGGTTCAATACCAATTACCACTACATCGTGCCGGAGCTCAGTGCCGCTTTGCAGGGGAGGGCGGACGCTTCGGGGATCATAGCACGCTACGCCGAAGCCAAAGCGCAGGGGATCGAGCACCCCAAGATCAATCTCATCGGGCCTCTGACCTTCCTGGCCAACGCCAAACGGCCCGATTCTCCCGACGTGGACGCCCTGGGGCTTTTCGACAGGATCCTGCCTCTTTATGAAACGCTGCTGACTCAGCTGGCCCAGTTGGATGAGGAAGAGATTATCATCCAGATGGAAGAGCCCGTGTTTGTTACCGACAAAGCGGCGCAGATGGGACTGTTGATCCGAAACGCCTACGAGCGCCTGGCGAGCATCGACTCCCGCTTGAAACTCTATGTCGTGAGCTATTTTGATCACGCCGTCGAGGCGGCCCGCGTGCTGGCACAAACCCCGGTTGCGGGGATCGGGCTTGACTTTCTCTATGACGAAGGGCAAAACAGGGAAGCCCTCCAGGCGATCGCCGATTCGGGCAAAACTCTGATCGCCGGTGTGATCGACGGACGCAATATCTGGCGGACCGATCTGGACAAGCGTCTGGAACTGCTCGAAAGCATAGCGCAGACTGTCCCCGCCGAACGCGTCATTCTGAGCCCTTCGTGCTCTTTGCTGCATATTCCCTTTACCCTGCGCTACGAAGAGAAGATGGATCCCGCGGTCAAAAGCTACCTGGCCTTCGCCACGGAGCGGCTGGAGGAATTGAATGTACTCAACGCGCTTTTCCGCAAAAAGTCTTTGGCTGAGTCACAGCACCAGGTTCTGGAAGAGAGCCGCTGTGCTTTGGCTAAACGGCGCGAAAGCTCCCACGTCACCGACCCGGCGGTGCAGGAGCGGATGAAAGCCCTCGATACTCTGCGCCGGAAACGCAAGACCCCCTTCAAAGAGCGGATCGTAACGCAGCATCGGCGCTTCGGGTACAAACCCCTGGCGACGACGACCATCGGCAGCTTTCCCCAGACGCCCGAGCTTCGCAAGATGCGGCGGGATTACAAGGAGGGCAGGATCGATGCCGAAACCTATGAGCGCTACATCGAAGAGCAGATCAAAGCCTGTGTGGAGTTTCAGGAGCGCATCGACCTGGAGATTCTGGTACACGGGGAGTTCGAGCGTAACGATATGGTGGAGTATTTCGGCGAACAGCTCTCTGGAGTCGCCTTTAGCGAGAACGGCTGGGTACAGAGCTACGGAAGTCGCTGCGTCAAACCCCCGCTGATCTACGGGGATGTGAGCCGGCCCGCACCGATGACGGTCCGCTGGAGCACCTTCGCCCAGAGTCTGACCGAGCGTCCGATGAAGGGGATGCTCACCGGGCCCGTAACCATTCTCAACTGGTCTTTTGTGCGCGACGACCAGCCCCGATCCGAGACCTGCTATCAGATCGCCCTGGCGATCCGGGACGAAGTGGACGATCTGCAAAAGGCGGGCATCGGGATGATCCAGGTGGATGAGGCGGCGTTCAAAGAGGGCTACCCCCTGCGCTCGGCCAAACGGCCCGAGTATGAGCGCTTCGCTCTGGAGAGTTTCTGGATCGCTACCAATGTCGCCGAGCCCGAGACCCAGATCCATACCCATATGTGCTACAGCGAATTCAACGACATCATCGACACCATCGAAGGGATGGATGCCGACGTCATCAGCATCGAGACGGCCCGCAGCGGCAATGTCCTGTTGCGGATCTTCAAAGAGCGCGGCTATGAGATGGAGATCGGCCCCGGCGTTTACGACATTCACTCCCCCCGCGTCCCGAGTGTGGACGAGATGGTCGATCAGATCCACGCCCTCCTGGAAGTCCTGCCGCCCCGGCAGCTCTGGATCAACCCCGACTGCGGCCTCAAGACCCGGGGCTGGCCGGAGGTGGAGGCGAGCCTGGCCAATATGGTCCAAGCGGTCAAAGAGGTGCGTCAAGAGCTGGGGATCTAG
- a CDS encoding IMPACT family protein, producing the protein MQTVSQSFFAETIVKRSKFLSYLVPIADFETLHSRLRKEHPKANHIVTAYRRFNEHRQIVEHSSDDGEPKGCAGVPTLNVLRGNDLVECAILTVRYFGGIKLGTGGMVRAYTQAASSVIDCANLKHWVMKERYHIGCAYSALNRLECLINELDIEVLHRDFPGYEVRLKLSADPGSYAMLLKKANGLLLKEMF; encoded by the coding sequence ATGCAAACGGTTTCCCAAAGTTTTTTCGCCGAGACGATCGTCAAACGATCCAAGTTTCTCAGTTATCTCGTTCCCATCGCCGATTTTGAAACGCTTCACAGCCGGTTGCGAAAGGAACACCCCAAAGCCAACCATATTGTCACCGCCTACCGCCGCTTCAACGAACATCGGCAGATCGTCGAACACTCTTCCGACGACGGCGAGCCCAAAGGCTGCGCCGGTGTGCCCACGCTCAACGTGCTGCGCGGCAACGACCTCGTGGAGTGCGCCATCCTGACGGTCCGTTATTTCGGCGGGATAAAACTGGGCACGGGCGGGATGGTGCGGGCCTATACCCAGGCGGCAAGCAGCGTTATTGATTGTGCGAATTTGAAGCATTGGGTGATGAAGGAGCGTTATCATATCGGCTGTGCTTACAGTGCATTGAACCGATTGGAGTGCCTTATCAATGAGTTGGATATCGAAGTGCTTCATCGGGATTTCCCAGGCTATGAAGTCCGTTTGAAACTCTCTGCAGATCCGGGAAGCTACGCGATGCTTCTTAAAAAGGCAAACGGATTGTTATTAAAAGAGATGTTTTGA